A region of the Spirochaeta isovalerica genome:
CTTACTCCAGAACATCGACTATTATTCCTGAAATGGTCGGGTTGACAATTTCCGTGTACAACGGAAAAACCTGGGTACCCGTGTACGTAACTGAAGCGCTTGTAGGACATAAACTCGGAGAGTTTGCTCCCACAAGAATGTTCAGAGGACACGGCGGCGATAAGAAATCGAAGAGATAGGTGTAGATAGATGGAAGCAAAGAAAGGTTACAAAGCCGTTGCAAAAAACCTCCCCATGTCTCCTACAAAGATTCGTCCCATTGCAAACAACCTGAGAAAAAGACCGGTTGTTGAAGCTGTGGCGATTCTTGAGACTCTGCCCAACAAGGGTGCCGGGTTCCTTAAAAAGGTAATTGAATCTGCAACTGCCAACGCACTCTTCCAGAATAGTAAGCTGGATGAGGAAATGCTGTATATTAAAGAGCTGCTTGTAGATGGCGGACCTATTCAGAAGAGAATCTGGCCCCGGTCAAGAGGTAAAGCCGACAGGCTTCTCAAGAGATCGAGCCACATCTCTGTAGTTGTAGATGAAATAGGGAATACGGGGGAATAAATGGGACAGAAAGTACATCCTTACGGACTTCGCCTTGGTATAAACAAAACCTGGAAATCTAAATGGTATGTTAATCCGCGCAACTATGCGGATATCCTCCATGAAGATCTGGCTTTGAGAAAAGCTCTTGAGCAGAGTCCCGAAGCCCGCGGTGCGGAAATCGGTGATATCGAAATCATCAGACAGCCCCAGAGAGTTACCCTGATGATTCACACGGCAAGACCCGGTGTTATCATTGGTACCAAAGGTGCGAATATTGAGAAGATCAGCAGCAGACTTCAGAAAATCACTGATAAGAAACTGCAGATCAAGATTAAAGAAGTTAAAAGACCTGAAGCTGATGCTCAGATCGTTGCCCTGAATGTCGCAAGACAGCTCAAGGGTAGATCTGCCTTCAGGAGAGTTTTAAAGATGGCTGTTGCCAACTGTATGAAAACAGGTGTTCAGGGGATCAAAATCAAGATTTCCGGAAGACTTGGCGGTGCGGAAATGGCAAGGTCTCAGGAAATGAAAGACGGAAGAATTCCTCTGCATACACTGAGAGCGGACATCGACTACGGATTCGCTGAAGCCGATACGACATTTGGAAAAATCGGGGTTAAAGTCTGGATTTTCCGCGGTGAAGTATACGGTATGGATCAGAAAGAAGACGCTGGTCTCCTTGCTAAAAACAAGAAAGAAAAAGCGCCGAGGAGCAAGTAATGCTGAGTCCCAAGAAAACCAAGTATAGAAAACGAATGCGTGGCGTCATGAAAGGTGAGGCCACCAGAGGTAACAAAGTTTCCTTCGGTGAGTTTGGACTTGTTTCTCTTGAAACAAAGTGGATCACTGCAAGACAGATCGAAGCAGCCCGTATTGCCATGACGAGACATATCAAGCGTGGTGGTAAAGTCTGGATTCGGATTTTTCCCGATATCCCTTATACCAAAAAACCTGCTGAGGTTCGAATGGGTAAAGGAAAGGGAGCTCCCGAGAAATGGGTTGCAGCTGTTAAGCCTGGAACTGTAATGTTCGAAATTGCCGGAGTTGACCAGGAATTGGCCCAGCGGGCGATGGAACTTGCCGGTAGCAAACTTCCGATCAAGGTTAAGTTTGTAAGTAAACAGGGATAGGGGAAGTTATGAAAGAAACTTTTAACGATCTCTCACTGGACGAGATGGTTGCTAAACGTGATGAGTTGAAAAAGAATCTTAATAACCTGAGATTTGATATGGTCCTTGGCCATGTAGAGAATCCTATGGAAAAAAGGAATCTTAAAAGATCAATCGCCAGACTGAATACAAAGATCCGTGAAGTGGAACTTGGAATCAGAAAGGCTTAGGTGAAGTCATGGAAAACAAAAAGACTAATAAGAGAGAATTCACCGGACTCGTTGTGAGCGATAAAATGGATAAGACAGTCGTTGTTAAGATTACGACAAAAGTGCTTCATCCTCTTTATAAGAAATATGTTACCAAGTCGGTAAAATATAAAGCACACGATGAGAACAACGATGCTAAAATCGGTGACACAGTAAGGATAATGGAATGCAGACCTATCAGCAAAGAAAAAAGCTGGAACCTGCAGGAAGTTATTGAAAGAGCGAAATAGGCAGGAGGGTTTAAATGGTACAGGATAACACAATGTTAAACGTAGCAGATAACTCTGGTGCTAAAAGAGTTATGTGCATTAAAGTTCTCGGCGGTAGCAAGAGAAAATACGCCAGCGTCGGAGACATAATAGTTGTAGCTGTAAAAGCTGCCCTCCCCAACGCACCTATTAAAAAAGGTGAGGTTAAAAAAGCGGTTATCGTCAGAGTTCACAAAGAATACAGACGAGAAGACGGTACTTATATCAGGTTCGATGATAACGCCTGCGTAATCATCGATGACAAAGGTGCTCCTGTCGGTA
Encoded here:
- the rpsS gene encoding 30S ribosomal protein S19; translated protein: MSRSIKKGPFIAKSLYKKIVDQSKASKKQMIKTYSRTSTIIPEMVGLTISVYNGKTWVPVYVTEALVGHKLGEFAPTRMFRGHGGDKKSKR
- the rplV gene encoding 50S ribosomal protein L22 produces the protein MEAKKGYKAVAKNLPMSPTKIRPIANNLRKRPVVEAVAILETLPNKGAGFLKKVIESATANALFQNSKLDEEMLYIKELLVDGGPIQKRIWPRSRGKADRLLKRSSHISVVVDEIGNTGE
- the rpsC gene encoding 30S ribosomal protein S3; translation: MGQKVHPYGLRLGINKTWKSKWYVNPRNYADILHEDLALRKALEQSPEARGAEIGDIEIIRQPQRVTLMIHTARPGVIIGTKGANIEKISSRLQKITDKKLQIKIKEVKRPEADAQIVALNVARQLKGRSAFRRVLKMAVANCMKTGVQGIKIKISGRLGGAEMARSQEMKDGRIPLHTLRADIDYGFAEADTTFGKIGVKVWIFRGEVYGMDQKEDAGLLAKNKKEKAPRSK
- the rplP gene encoding 50S ribosomal protein L16, whose amino-acid sequence is MLSPKKTKYRKRMRGVMKGEATRGNKVSFGEFGLVSLETKWITARQIEAARIAMTRHIKRGGKVWIRIFPDIPYTKKPAEVRMGKGKGAPEKWVAAVKPGTVMFEIAGVDQELAQRAMELAGSKLPIKVKFVSKQG
- the rpmC gene encoding 50S ribosomal protein L29 — encoded protein: MKETFNDLSLDEMVAKRDELKKNLNNLRFDMVLGHVENPMEKRNLKRSIARLNTKIREVELGIRKA
- the rpsQ gene encoding 30S ribosomal protein S17 is translated as MENKKTNKREFTGLVVSDKMDKTVVVKITTKVLHPLYKKYVTKSVKYKAHDENNDAKIGDTVRIMECRPISKEKSWNLQEVIERAK
- the rplN gene encoding 50S ribosomal protein L14, which gives rise to MVQDNTMLNVADNSGAKRVMCIKVLGGSKRKYASVGDIIVVAVKAALPNAPIKKGEVKKAVIVRVHKEYRREDGTYIRFDDNACVIIDDKGAPVGKRIFGPVARELRDTGYMKIVSLAPEVL